TGGCTTGCGGCTGGCGTAGCCCAGGGCCTCGGTCGCCTCGGCCAGATCGGCGAGGATTTCCTTGCAACGTGCATGGAACGAGGCACCATCGTCGGTCAAACGCAGCGAACGTGTGGAGCGGAACAACAGCCGGGCCCCAAGCTGTTCTTCCAGGCGCGACACCGCGCGGCTGACCCCGGAGGGGGTCATGCCCAACTGGGCGGCGGCGGCGGCGAAGCTCTTGGCCTCGACCACGCGGACAAACGCGGAGATTGCGGCAAAGTCTTCCATAGGCTGGATTTTTACCCTATTCGTGACTGGCAGTCACTATTGCATTGCATCAAAAGGCATTTATTGAACTAGATGGTACACCTAATCTTCCGCTCCTGATCGTCGGGGTACCCCTACTTCGACGAGTCCAATCCAGGGAGCCCAACATGAACAAACGATGGATCCTCACCGTACTCGCCCTTGCCGCGGTGGGCGGTAGCTGGGCCTTGCTCAGCCACAGCGGTGATACCCACGCCCAGGCTGGCCCCCCGCCGGCGCCCGCCGTGACGGTGGCCCAGGTACTGGTGCGCCCCGTGGACGATGCCGACGAATTCACCGGCCGCCTGCAGGCGGTCGACACCATCCAACTGCGTCCCCGCGTGGGTGGATATGTGGACTCGGTGCACTTCAAGGAAGGGGCGATCGTGCGAAAAGGCGATCTTCTTTTCCGCATCGACCCGCGCCCCTACCAGGCCGAGGTGGATCGCCTAAGCGCCAATTTGGCCGAAGCCAAGGCCAACCAGGTGTTGGCGCAGTCCAACGGCGAGCGCGCTGACCGTCTGCTTCAGCAGCACGCCATCGCCAAGGAAGAAGCCGACCGCCAGCAGACCGCCGCACAAAGCGCCAAGGCTCAGGTGGCCTCCACCAACGCCGCGCTCGACGCCGCCAAGCTCAACCTCAACTTCACCGAGATCCGCGCGCCGATCGACGGTCGCGTGAGCAACGCGCTGGTGACGCCGGGCAACCTGGTAACCAGCACTGACGTGCTGACCAGCGTGGTGAGCGTCGACCCGATCTACGCCTACTTCGATGTCGACGAGCACAGCTACCTGAAGTTCGATCGTCAGCGTCGCGAACACGGCAATTCGCCGCAGATCTCGATGGCATTGGCGGATGAGAAAGGGTTTCCGCATACCGGTCGCGTCGACTTTGTCGACAACCAGCTGCGCGCCGGCAGCGGCACCATCCGCCTGCGCGCGGTGTTCGACAACGCCGACGCCAGCTACACGCCGGGCCTGTACGTCCGCATCCAGCTGCGCAGCGACAGCCGCCAGCCGCGTGCGCTGGTCGACGACCGCGCCATCGGCGCCGACCTGGGCAACAAGTACGTGTACGTGGTCGACAAGGATCGCAAGGTGGAATACCGCCGCGTGGTCACCGGTCCGCTACTGGACGGCCTGCGCGTGGTTACCGAAGGTCTGGACGCCAAGGACACGGTGATCGTCAACGGACTGCAGCACGTGCGTCCGGGCGTGGA
This genomic window from Dyella terrae contains:
- a CDS encoding efflux RND transporter periplasmic adaptor subunit, whose translation is MNKRWILTVLALAAVGGSWALLSHSGDTHAQAGPPPAPAVTVAQVLVRPVDDADEFTGRLQAVDTIQLRPRVGGYVDSVHFKEGAIVRKGDLLFRIDPRPYQAEVDRLSANLAEAKANQVLAQSNGERADRLLQQHAIAKEEADRQQTAAQSAKAQVASTNAALDAAKLNLNFTEIRAPIDGRVSNALVTPGNLVTSTDVLTSVVSVDPIYAYFDVDEHSYLKFDRQRREHGNSPQISMALADEKGFPHTGRVDFVDNQLRAGSGTIRLRAVFDNADASYTPGLYVRIQLRSDSRQPRALVDDRAIGADLGNKYVYVVDKDRKVEYRRVVTGPLLDGLRVVTEGLDAKDTVIVNGLQHVRPGVEVNPTKVAMETRSLDPNKQVAMAGGASGNKAAQQK